In Leptospiraceae bacterium, the following are encoded in one genomic region:
- a CDS encoding UvrD-helicase domain-containing protein — protein MNYPLLEKLNEEQKKAVLQTDGPVLILAGAGSGKTRVITHRIAHLILDKGISPYNICALTFTNKAAAEMKERVISLIPNSYHGISIKTFHSLCLTLLRSNADLVDLKSGFTVYDTSLQEALIKDIIKTMGLDIKLFTPSQIANRISHAKDSMILPDEFGMELRKDFFIENVRAIYKRYEERKLLNNAVDFGDLILKTVLLFKNHPSVIQRYNILWKYIMIDEYQDTNKIQYELTKLLAGHHKNICVVGDDDQSIYSWRGADIRNILDFEKDFPNTFTVKLEENYRSFANIIEAASNLIKNNSERKSKNIFSSKPPGDKITLTQFYSEHEEANAIIKQINKLYKTENSYTKFVIFYRTNAQSRYFEEALRSASIPYKIFGGFRFYDRLEIKDIIAYLSVIVNPGDDISLLRIINSPPRGIGDTTLEKVKSYSQNRGISILEALNIEIPDIRKGTFKKMKELYNKFQDLIDMQKANEIPSKIVLQLLETMSIHEHYRNEDSLESSDRLENIEQFVTAIKEYEENAENPSLTEYLGDIVLLTSEEDTKDLPDYVTLMTVHNSKGLEFDYVFLSGMEEGTFPHRMSMESESEIEEERRLCYVAITRAKTKLYISHASFTRKYGNVEDRIPSRFLKEIPYELFENGKTGQDEYRYTPSYPPRAGDRKENLILDNQKRTITTADQKNLSVGDKVKHKDYGIGKIAEISGNGDNLKVKISFGFVQKSFLLAYTKLEKID, from the coding sequence ATGAATTATCCTCTTTTAGAAAAATTAAACGAAGAACAAAAAAAAGCAGTTCTCCAGACAGACGGTCCAGTATTAATTCTTGCTGGAGCCGGCTCCGGCAAAACAAGAGTAATCACACATAGAATTGCTCATTTAATTTTAGATAAAGGGATATCTCCCTATAATATTTGTGCTTTAACTTTTACCAATAAAGCGGCGGCAGAAATGAAGGAGCGGGTAATTAGTCTAATCCCGAACTCCTATCATGGGATTTCCATAAAAACATTCCACTCTCTATGTCTTACATTACTTCGTTCGAATGCAGACCTTGTAGATTTAAAATCTGGTTTCACGGTATACGACACATCACTCCAAGAAGCATTAATCAAAGATATAATTAAAACAATGGGATTGGACATAAAATTATTTACACCGTCTCAAATCGCAAACCGTATAAGTCATGCAAAGGATTCTATGATTCTACCGGATGAATTCGGAATGGAGTTAAGGAAGGATTTTTTTATAGAAAATGTAAGAGCAATCTACAAAAGATATGAAGAACGAAAACTGCTAAATAACGCAGTAGATTTTGGAGATTTAATTTTAAAAACTGTTTTACTTTTCAAAAACCATCCCTCCGTTATTCAAAGATATAATATTCTTTGGAAATACATCATGATTGATGAATACCAAGATACAAATAAAATTCAATACGAACTTACAAAACTTTTAGCAGGTCATCATAAAAATATCTGTGTTGTAGGAGACGATGATCAATCGATATACTCTTGGCGAGGAGCGGATATTCGAAATATACTAGACTTCGAAAAAGATTTTCCAAATACATTTACAGTGAAACTAGAAGAGAATTATCGCTCTTTTGCCAATATCATTGAAGCAGCAAGTAATCTAATTAAAAATAATTCAGAAAGAAAAAGTAAAAATATTTTTTCAAGTAAACCGCCAGGGGATAAGATTACTCTAACTCAATTTTACAGTGAACACGAAGAAGCAAACGCAATCATAAAACAGATAAATAAATTATATAAAACGGAAAACTCATATACAAAGTTTGTGATATTTTATAGAACCAATGCTCAGTCCCGTTACTTTGAGGAAGCGTTACGTTCTGCATCCATTCCTTATAAAATCTTCGGAGGATTTAGATTCTATGACCGTTTAGAAATTAAAGACATTATTGCATACCTATCCGTAATTGTAAACCCGGGAGATGATATATCCCTACTCCGCATTATAAATTCCCCACCTCGTGGGATCGGAGACACAACCCTCGAAAAAGTAAAATCATATTCACAAAACAGGGGCATATCTATATTAGAAGCATTGAATATAGAAATCCCAGATATTCGAAAAGGCACTTTTAAAAAGATGAAGGAACTCTATAATAAATTTCAAGACCTAATTGATATGCAAAAAGCAAATGAGATTCCTTCCAAAATCGTATTACAATTACTTGAAACTATGAGTATTCACGAGCACTATCGAAACGAAGATTCTCTTGAGTCAAGTGATCGACTAGAAAATATTGAGCAATTCGTAACAGCGATCAAAGAATACGAAGAGAACGCCGAAAATCCAAGTCTCACTGAATACCTAGGAGATATTGTATTACTCACAAGCGAAGAGGATACTAAGGATTTGCCGGATTATGTAACCTTAATGACAGTTCACAATTCTAAAGGACTTGAGTTTGACTATGTTTTTTTATCAGGTATGGAAGAAGGAACTTTTCCGCACAGAATGTCAATGGAATCAGAAAGTGAAATTGAAGAGGAGAGACGACTTTGTTATGTTGCTATTACCCGCGCAAAAACCAAACTCTATATTAGCCACGCATCCTTCACTCGAAAATACGGAAACGTAGAAGATAGAATCCCTTCTAGATTTTTAAAAGAAATTCCATACGAACTTTTTGAAAACGGAAAAACAGGGCAAGATGAATACCGGTATACACCAAGTTACCCACCTAGAGCCGGCGACCGAAAGGAAAATCTTATTTTAGACAACCAAAAAAGAACCATTACGACAGCAGACCAAAAAAATCTTTCTGTAGGCGACAAAGTCAAACACAAAGATTACGGTATCGGAAAAATCGCAGAAATTTCTGGCAATGGGGACAATCTAAAAGTAAAAATTAGTTTTGGTTTTGTGCAAAAGAGTTTTTTACTCGCGTATACTAAACTAGAAAAGATTGATTGA